One part of the Pseudemcibacter aquimaris genome encodes these proteins:
- a CDS encoding saccharopine dehydrogenase family protein, whose translation MSSDKPSIHWIGAGLASGPGLVSLANKWGEATVWDMTLDRAKFLSEQVNEGAKLNVAELNLRDEASLQNFKNTLNKGDIIISMLPATFHVEVANVALDEDCHLVTSSYLSEEMIALDEKAKDKGLVFINEVGLDPGIDHLLTHIIVDEANNAGVLGKGNKVDFVSYCGGFPAEPTPFTYKFSWTPLGVLTALTNQAQLVQDGAETTINKAWTNVSEIAIHGETFEAYANRNSLPYIEEYGLAGESNLNTFVRGTLRMGGWKEAWKDIFDTIENASMDDLKALSDQLWNDHQYADDEEDRVVLYVALTAGDWHGSLTVDAKGTGWRSAMADTVSYTVAEAVSAIIENRLDTGVQPAPHGIAEAKLWLEGLKANGIEVKCENITL comes from the coding sequence ATGTCATCAGATAAACCATCAATTCATTGGATCGGTGCCGGACTTGCATCTGGCCCAGGTCTTGTATCTCTTGCCAATAAATGGGGCGAAGCCACAGTTTGGGACATGACACTTGACCGTGCCAAATTTTTAAGTGAACAAGTAAACGAAGGCGCAAAACTTAATGTTGCTGAACTTAACCTTCGTGACGAAGCATCACTTCAAAATTTCAAAAATACGCTGAACAAAGGCGACATTATTATTTCAATGCTGCCTGCGACTTTCCACGTGGAAGTGGCCAATGTTGCTTTGGACGAAGATTGCCATCTGGTAACATCAAGCTACCTAAGCGAAGAAATGATTGCCCTTGATGAAAAAGCAAAAGACAAAGGTCTTGTTTTCATCAATGAAGTGGGTCTTGATCCTGGGATCGACCACCTGCTTACGCATATTATTGTTGATGAAGCCAATAACGCTGGCGTGCTTGGTAAAGGAAACAAAGTTGATTTCGTTTCTTATTGTGGTGGTTTCCCTGCGGAACCAACACCATTTACATATAAGTTCAGCTGGACACCACTTGGTGTGTTGACAGCGCTTACCAATCAAGCCCAACTTGTGCAGGACGGCGCAGAAACGACAATCAATAAAGCATGGACCAACGTTTCTGAAATCGCCATCCACGGCGAAACATTCGAAGCCTATGCAAACCGTAACAGCCTTCCTTATATTGAGGAATATGGCCTTGCTGGTGAAAGCAATCTAAACACTTTTGTTCGCGGCACGCTTCGTATGGGCGGATGGAAAGAAGCATGGAAAGACATCTTTGATACAATTGAAAATGCGTCAATGGATGATCTTAAGGCCCTTTCTGATCAATTATGGAATGACCATCAATATGCTGACGACGAAGAAGACCGCGTTGTGCTTTATGTGGCACTAACAGCCGGTGACTGGCATGGATCACTAACAGTTGATGCAAAGGGTACTGGATGGCGTTCAGCCATGGCCGATACCGTATCATATACAGTGGCCGAAGCCGTAAGCGCGATCATTGAAAACCGTTTGGACACAGGTGTTCAACCAGCACCGCACGGCATTGCTGAAGCTAAGCTATGGCTTGAAGGCCTTAAAGCCAATGGCATCGAAGTAAAGTGTGAAAATATTACGCTTTAA
- a CDS encoding serine hydrolase domain-containing protein gives MLKNLQASAIMLALSSTVAMAQNPITDNHLNAQVAGYKAAFTCSGVFNGGKAVEQINREELAGIYPAYREPLSNMPDAVIDRDEKYVSVKYSDTMPPRYVVWRDHLGCVQLPIGASLDDREYMPTIDVDKPEMPDANWPIGNKVGSYDNEKLNDIIHKAFDGKTYGDKTYTTAVLVTTPDKMLGEEYRDGFNIHTSHRTWSVAKSIAATVIGAAVDDGIVDVKAPADIEAWKRPGDPRGRITLENLLHMGSGLHHNRAGNRTDDVYFGGALMSDWSTSLSVEAEPGSRWKYANNDTMLAIRSLRESIGDRQKYMEYPFKEVLYKIGMLDTKLETDWDGNFIMSSQVWTTARDLGRLAVLYLNRGVWQGERILPDNWGDYVSTPAPSEPSRGVGYGAQWWLYPKSKFPELPADMYMANGNRGQRIMMIPDRNIAIIRRGHDDSTVAVFDVVAFTRDVLAAVE, from the coding sequence ATGCTTAAGAATTTGCAGGCATCGGCAATAATGTTGGCGTTATCGTCAACGGTTGCGATGGCACAAAATCCAATTACTGATAATCATTTAAACGCACAGGTCGCGGGTTATAAAGCGGCCTTTACCTGTTCGGGTGTCTTTAATGGCGGAAAAGCCGTTGAACAGATTAACCGTGAAGAGCTAGCGGGTATTTATCCTGCTTACCGTGAGCCGTTATCCAATATGCCGGATGCGGTTATTGACCGCGATGAAAAATATGTCAGTGTAAAATACAGCGATACGATGCCGCCAAGATACGTTGTTTGGCGTGATCATCTGGGATGTGTGCAATTGCCAATCGGTGCATCGCTTGATGACCGTGAATATATGCCAACCATCGATGTTGATAAACCGGAAATGCCGGATGCAAATTGGCCGATTGGTAATAAGGTCGGTTCATATGATAATGAAAAACTAAATGACATTATTCATAAAGCTTTTGATGGCAAGACATACGGCGATAAGACTTATACCACGGCCGTATTGGTGACAACACCGGATAAGATGCTTGGTGAAGAATATCGTGACGGATTTAATATTCATACATCGCACCGTACATGGTCGGTGGCAAAATCCATTGCGGCAACTGTGATTGGTGCAGCAGTTGATGATGGCATCGTTGATGTAAAGGCGCCCGCAGATATTGAAGCGTGGAAACGCCCGGGCGATCCGCGTGGTCGCATTACGCTTGAAAATTTATTGCATATGGGAAGTGGTCTTCATCATAACCGTGCAGGCAATAGAACCGATGATGTTTATTTCGGTGGTGCGCTGATGAGTGACTGGTCCACCAGTCTTTCGGTTGAAGCCGAGCCGGGCAGCAGATGGAAATATGCCAACAATGATACGATGCTTGCTATTCGTTCATTAAGAGAATCTATCGGTGATCGCCAGAAATATATGGAATATCCATTTAAAGAGGTGCTTTATAAAATCGGTATGTTGGATACGAAGCTAGAAACCGATTGGGATGGTAACTTTATCATGTCATCGCAAGTGTGGACCACAGCACGTGATCTTGGCCGTCTTGCAGTGCTTTATTTGAACCGTGGTGTCTGGCAGGGCGAGCGCATATTACCGGATAATTGGGGTGATTATGTATCAACACCGGCGCCATCCGAACCAAGCAGGGGTGTTGGTTATGGTGCACAGTGGTGGTTGTATCCGAAATCAAAATTTCCGGAACTTCCGGCAGATATGTATATGGCCAATGGTAACCGTGGTCAGCGTATTATGATGATACCAGATAGAAATATCGCCATTATCAGGCGCGGTCATGATGATAGTACTGTTGCTGTGTTTGACGTTGTTGCCTTTACACGGGATGTGTTGGCCGCCGTTGAATAA